The Neurospora crassa OR74A linkage group V, whole genome shotgun sequence sequence TACCCGTGGGTGGATGGGCCAAGGAGCCACGGCTCAAACACCTCGGAATGCTATGGCAGAGGAATCTATCGGGCGGACTGAGTGGGCTAAGTGTTGGGTTATTGCATCGTTTCGGTGGAAAGACGACAGAACAGGTTGAGGTGAGTGTCCCGTCTTGTCCATTTAGTGTGTCAAGGTGAATGAAGCACTTTGTCACTGACATATGGGTTCATGAAACAACAGGTCGACCTGGTGGGCGTGCGGAACTCCATGTTTGACAGAAATGTCCATGCATATATGAAGATCCATGTCGTCTGGGGCCGAAAACCCGATGGCATCTCATGAGTTAGGTAGATCAAAAGGCACCAAGATGAAAGAAAGCACGAAAGGTCTCCAAATGGATTTGTTTACCGCTACCATCCATCAATTCCTGTTGCTTCAACACAAGTGACTCTGAGACGAAGACGTCTCTCTTCCAACTTCAATTATCCAAAAGTCTGTTTGCCCACCCAACACTCTCCCCATCTTTGCCCAAAACTCATCCCGCACTCCTCACTGCTTCTCCTTAACCAGCCACTCCAGCTGCCTAATCTTCTCCTCATCCCCCTCCATCAACATCTCCAACCCCTTTCGATCCAAAAAATCATGATCAAAGACCTCCCATCCCGGCACCGTCGTCTCCGAAATAAAAACCATCTCCTCGTCCCCATCCCCTTTGcctccatcctcatcatcctctaGAGGCAAAACAAAAGTCCCCTTATACTTTCCCCCCTCCACTATCCACTGCACCCTCTCACCCTTTTCCACATTCTTCCCCACCACAAAACTTTCCACCCTACACGGCTTTTCATCCGCGTGCAAGATCACGTACCTGCCCCTTCCGCGATGCAGCGTGTGAATGATCCGTCCCCTGTTCCGGTGTAGGTATCCCTTTGGCGatccaccacccccaccaTTGGCTCCAGTTAGGAGGTAGTAAATGGTTGTTGAAGCATTCCTCAGCTTTGGGTCAAAACCAGGGCGGTAGTAGGAGCTTGGATCAAAATTATCCGTTGAAGAACCCCGGTTAGGATCGGAGCAAGAAAAGGTGGTGGCAGGATacagaggaaaaggagagggtATCTTGAGCGGGTTCCGATCGGTTTCGGCCATGTAGCCGCCTTCGACGAAGGCGGTAAGGGAGAGGCTGGCGATGATGGATTGGATTGAGGATGGCTCGAGAGAGGCGTCGGGGAGGGTTTGGGGGGcggtgatgacgacggagggcggaggtgggggaaagaggaggtTGTTCGTGGTGTTGTAGGAGTCGGAGCCggaggcggaagaggagcTGGCCATGGCGAGGGTGGGGGGGTTGAGGGTTGTTGCTTGGAGGAATGAGGTTGAGTGTCGAGTTGATGAGTTTCTTGTGTTGTCCTAGCCGATGAGAAGCTTGATATATGTTGTTATGCGGGGCGTAGGCGTTACGAGGTTCTCTTCGTTTTATGTTGCCCACGTAACTTTGGTCGAAACTTCGGTCCCGTCCGTATGAGCTGGGTCTCCCTGGGTTGGGTAGGAGCGGGAATTGTTGGCGTCAAGCAGGGAAGCTGAGGTAAGAAAAAGTTGCTGGTGCTTTCAGAGGGATGACGACGGGAGCATAGACTAGGAACACATAAATTGCAAATGTTACAAGTCGTGTGATTGGACATGCATTGTCATCATTGTTGGATGCAAGAGCGTAGCAGAAATCCACAGTATCTTCAATCGGTGATTTGACATGTTGGCCGGTGTTTTGGTGTATGTGTAAGTGGTAATTATTGCCGGAGAGTGGAGCCGACTTATCGGGCGATAGGCGGGAAAGGCAGGCCCGGGCCCTACGGGTGTGGAAGCGCTGGTGATGATTGTCCCACGAGGCCATGGTTGGCGCGACGGCTGCCGCACCGTGCTTCGAAAAGTTACAGTTATTCGGTCGCTGGTAGGTATGAAGTCTGGGTTTGTTTTCATTGGGATAAACTGCATTTTCAATGGTGGTACACGACACAATCTAACCCTGGTTTCAACTAGAGGTAGACTGGCACAAAAAAGCCAAAGCCTTTACTGAATTCACTATTTCTATTAGATGGACGCCGTGAGATTGATTTCCTAAGTGTAGGTCTTCCATGCAGTCTCAAAGGCTTTGAGGATTACAGTGAGAGAGACCTAAGAGGACGCCCATAAGAGGCTCTTGTGGCGTCCTAAACCCTTGTTATTGTCTCATATCGCTTCAAACAGGGACAGTTCCCTTTCTCTTTATAAAAGGCTGATGAGAGCCCAAAACATCGTCGGTCCCGCTTACAGTAAGTAGTCAAAAGACTAGACTAATTAACTAACAAGCTAGCAGTGAATTGTACACACAGGCAGCCATACTGGCACCGTTGGCTAACATGAGCGAGGGTCACATATCCCTAACCCTGGAAGTACGTTCAGCATCACAACGAGACCTGATTTCAACCCTGATAAGCTGTTGTTTCCATATCTCAGGGACCAgatcttctttctttctcttttctttccattgGTCAAGGCAATGGAAAACTGAATAGCAAGCGATCCGGTGCAACAGCAATGCTTATCAAGGCCCATACGGGTAGCTGGGATATACTAGCGTCGGATGGGTTCTGGGAAAAGGGGTCATTACAGCTGGCAAGGGGGCTGCCCTTGGCTGGGGACATTATTCTTTATCTTTTCACATTGGAGACAGAACACGGACGGATACCTTGAGGGCGATGGAACCCCTCTTCTTGTTTGCTTCCTTGGCGGGCAGTGCTAAACTGAAAAAGGTTGGAGGATCAGCCATGATTATTTGGCTTTATAGGGGTGCCCAGCAGAGGACGTGAGCACCTCGGCGGATCGCCAGGGTGAGTCTTGGGTGACTTGGAGTGACAGATGTACCAAGTATACGAGAAGGTCGAGACAAAGGATAACCTCCAACGTCATGAACAGAAAAGCAGCTGTGTTGTTGACAtcacccttcccttcccagGGCCGCCCTAACACTCTACGCACCTATGCCCGTTCATTCGAGTCCACCTAGGTCCTAGCACTCCTACCTCTCTACAAGTAGACGGAGACACAACACAAATACTTGTACCGGCCGGGCCGTCCGACCTTATTTCCAACCTAAGTCCAGTCCGGGTCCCAATTGGCGTCACAACCTAACCCCTGTCAACCACCCAGTCCACCAGCCTGGACGCTTGCTGGTTTTAGCGGCTCGCTCCCGAGTCCCAACCTTCCATCCGACgggtccatccatccatccaagtAATCCTACACAACACTTTTCACGCTTCACCTCATCTTCGCACTCTACAATCCAAACCACATCTCCATTCCTgtccaacccaacccaaaccTACCACGGCCCCCAACACCCATCGCCAACCCGCCCGAACAATCCGACCCTTCTGGAACAGGACAGTCTACCGACACCTTACGCGCAACCCACTGGGTAGTCCGAACCACCTGTCCCGCCCGGTCCCGTGTCCTCGCGCGACATGTCGGGAACAATGAGCAAGCGCCAACAGGCGCGCAACGAAAAGGTGCTCCACGAACTCGCCCAAGCTCCCGGTAACAATGTTTGTGCCGACTGTTCCGCACGGAATCCAAGTATGTTTCCCCAATTGTCTGCCATGATGGCTTCATCCCACTCCCTCCGCCCTCCGCTTCAGACGATGACCAACTAACCCATCTTCCTCCACAGCTTGGGCATCATGGAGCGTACGTCTACatattaccccctccttgTGGTCGCGATCCGTACAACAGCAGTTCTGTGCCCGATTCTTCGTCTAGCCACATGATCTCCCCCCACGCGCAGGAC is a genomic window containing:
- a CDS encoding cupin domain-containing protein; amino-acid sequence: MASSSSASGSDSYNTTNNLLFPPPPPSVVITAPQTLPDASLEPSSIQSIIASLSLTAFVEGGYMAETDRNPLKIPSPFPLYPATTFSCSDPNRGSSTDNFDPSSYYRPGFDPKLRNASTTIYYLLTGANGGGGGSPKGYLHRNRGRIIHTLHRGRGRYVILHADEKPCRVESFVVGKNVEKGERVQWIVEGGKYKGTFVLPLEDDEDGGKGDGDEEMVFISETTVPGWEVFDHDFLDRKGLEMLMEGDEEKIRQLEWLVKEKQ